A genomic stretch from Pontivivens ytuae includes:
- a CDS encoding aldehyde dehydrogenase family protein, producing MSGVDAIPTGCFVGGTFVDGGQGFEVLDKFHLTPAARVSAADAATISRALDLAAAYQPASGAERAALLHRVRDRVAERRDAFRDAMVVEAGFPMRDAAGEIARALETLKLSAEEAGRLTGEMVPFDGAPGGAGRIGFTLRKPVGIVVAITPFNAPLNTVCHKIGPAVAAGNAVILKPSDRTPLTANLLAECFAEAGAPDGVLAVLHGGADVAGLLLDDPRPGFYAFTGSTQAGRAIQARAGLRRTQMELGSIAGTIVLADADIGEAAAKCAGASFRKAGQVCTSIQLLLVEKRALPEFGDAYLSHVETLVAGDPAREETDVGPVISPEAADRIAALLEGQTLLTGGERDRSVIEPTVIADPDPLSAAATREIFGPVVCLIGVDSLDEAIARVNATPYGLATGLFTRDLGAAFRAADQLHVGGVHVGETSSSRVDLMPYGGVKASGFGHEGPARAVREMSEERLVTFTGFAS from the coding sequence ATGAGCGGCGTCGACGCCATTCCCACTGGCTGTTTCGTCGGCGGCACCTTCGTGGACGGCGGACAGGGCTTCGAGGTGCTCGACAAGTTCCACCTCACGCCCGCCGCCCGGGTGAGCGCCGCCGACGCGGCGACCATATCCCGCGCTCTCGACCTTGCCGCCGCCTACCAGCCCGCCTCCGGGGCCGAGCGGGCGGCGCTGCTGCACCGTGTCCGCGACCGGGTCGCCGAACGACGCGACGCCTTCCGTGACGCGATGGTCGTCGAGGCGGGCTTTCCGATGCGCGACGCCGCGGGTGAGATCGCCCGCGCGCTCGAAACCCTGAAGCTGAGCGCGGAGGAAGCCGGCCGCCTGACCGGGGAGATGGTCCCCTTCGACGGGGCGCCCGGCGGCGCCGGAAGGATCGGCTTCACCCTGCGCAAACCGGTGGGCATCGTCGTCGCCATCACGCCCTTCAACGCGCCACTCAACACCGTCTGCCACAAGATCGGCCCGGCGGTGGCGGCGGGCAACGCGGTCATCCTGAAACCGTCGGACCGCACGCCGCTGACGGCGAACCTGCTGGCGGAGTGCTTTGCCGAGGCGGGTGCGCCCGATGGCGTGCTCGCGGTGCTGCATGGCGGGGCCGACGTCGCGGGCCTGCTCCTCGACGATCCGCGGCCCGGCTTCTACGCCTTCACCGGCTCCACGCAGGCGGGACGCGCGATCCAGGCGCGGGCCGGGCTGCGGCGTACGCAGATGGAGCTTGGCAGCATCGCGGGGACCATCGTGCTCGCCGATGCCGATATCGGGGAGGCGGCGGCGAAATGCGCCGGTGCCTCCTTCCGCAAGGCCGGGCAGGTTTGCACCTCGATCCAGCTTCTCTTGGTGGAGAAACGCGCCCTGCCCGAGTTCGGAGATGCCTATCTGAGCCATGTCGAGACGCTCGTCGCGGGCGATCCCGCGCGGGAGGAGACGGATGTCGGCCCGGTGATCTCGCCCGAGGCCGCCGACCGCATCGCGGCGCTGCTGGAGGGGCAGACGCTGCTCACCGGCGGCGAGCGCGACCGCTCCGTCATCGAACCGACGGTGATCGCGGACCCCGATCCGCTGAGCGCCGCGGCAACGCGCGAGATCTTCGGCCCTGTCGTTTGCCTGATTGGGGTCGACAGCCTCGACGAGGCCATCGCGCGGGTTAACGCGACGCCCTACGGCCTTGCCACCGGGCTCTTCACCCGCGATCTTGGCGCCGCATTTCGCGCGGCCGATCAGCTCCATGTGGGCGGCGTCCATGTGGGCGAGACCTCGTCCAGCCGCGTCGATCTGATGCCTTATGGCGGGGTGAAGGCGTCGGGGTTCGGGCATGAGGGTCCCGCCCGCGCCGTGCGGGAGATGTCGGAGGAGCGGCTGGTGACATTTACGGGGTTTGCCTCATGA
- a CDS encoding thiamine pyrophosphate-binding protein, translating to MNVSDYMARYLRSSGIDTIFGYPGDPSVEFLEGCRREEMSFVLARREGTAGLMAEAYGMLTGRPGVALSTLGPGSTNLVNAVANATLDRTPMIAISGQIDTKRMPTFTHQVVNQDALFSPVSKYVATVGANNVGDVMRKAHRTAIAPRPGAVHLTTPADVVGAEVVNDAMSVPPVRAVGGPADTAEAVQQIRAARRPVILFGISAMQRDAGAELVALAERIGAAIVAAPMAKGTVSEEHPLFAGTLDMACNQIMWDFLDSADLILCAGFDAVELIKPWSVSPPVIHIDEVPNTDQIYAAGLELVGDLPLTLAALADTVADAPGWPLADVAAHREALGAAFDDGRVAGVLNPSDVIRIARGAVAGDAIVTTDVGSHKLLVGQGWRPGGPRRLLMTNGLSSMGFSLPAAITAKMLNRGTEVVCFTGDGGLAMVQSELALAASMKLGLKVVVFLDNSLNRIELKQMARQYASTGTRIDPIDVGGLAGAMGCDGVEVEDETALGDALSTRTTDRPLVIGARIDPAQYVAQF from the coding sequence ATGAACGTATCGGACTACATGGCGCGCTACCTGCGCAGCTCGGGCATCGACACCATCTTCGGCTATCCCGGCGATCCCTCCGTGGAGTTTCTGGAGGGATGCCGCCGCGAGGAGATGTCCTTCGTTCTCGCCCGTCGCGAGGGCACTGCGGGCCTGATGGCGGAGGCTTACGGAATGCTCACCGGGCGGCCAGGCGTCGCGCTGTCGACGCTTGGGCCGGGCTCCACCAACCTGGTCAATGCGGTGGCGAACGCCACGCTGGACCGGACGCCGATGATCGCGATCTCCGGCCAGATCGACACCAAGCGGATGCCCACCTTCACCCACCAGGTGGTCAACCAGGACGCGCTGTTCTCCCCGGTCTCGAAATACGTGGCCACGGTTGGCGCGAACAATGTGGGCGACGTGATGCGCAAGGCGCACCGCACCGCCATCGCACCGCGGCCGGGTGCCGTTCACCTCACCACCCCGGCCGACGTGGTCGGGGCGGAGGTCGTGAACGACGCGATGAGCGTGCCGCCCGTGCGCGCGGTCGGCGGTCCGGCCGACACGGCGGAGGCGGTGCAGCAGATCCGCGCCGCACGCCGTCCCGTCATCCTGTTCGGCATCTCGGCGATGCAGCGCGATGCGGGGGCCGAGCTCGTCGCCCTCGCCGAGCGGATCGGTGCGGCGATCGTCGCGGCACCGATGGCCAAGGGCACGGTGAGCGAGGAGCATCCGCTCTTTGCAGGGACGCTCGACATGGCCTGCAACCAGATCATGTGGGACTTCCTCGACAGCGCCGATCTGATCCTGTGCGCCGGTTTCGACGCGGTGGAGCTCATCAAGCCGTGGTCGGTCTCGCCGCCCGTCATCCATATCGACGAGGTGCCCAACACCGACCAGATCTACGCCGCGGGGCTGGAACTGGTGGGCGACCTGCCGCTGACGCTCGCAGCCCTTGCCGATACGGTGGCCGACGCGCCGGGCTGGCCCCTCGCCGATGTGGCCGCCCATCGCGAGGCGCTGGGTGCGGCCTTCGACGACGGGCGGGTCGCGGGCGTACTGAACCCGTCGGACGTGATCCGCATCGCGCGCGGCGCCGTCGCGGGGGACGCGATCGTGACCACGGATGTGGGCTCCCACAAGCTGCTCGTCGGCCAGGGGTGGCGGCCGGGCGGGCCGCGGCGGCTCCTGATGACGAACGGCCTCTCCTCCATGGGCTTCTCCCTGCCTGCCGCGATCACGGCCAAGATGCTGAACCGGGGCACGGAGGTGGTGTGCTTCACCGGCGACGGCGGCCTCGCCATGGTGCAGTCGGAGCTCGCGCTCGCCGCCTCGATGAAGCTGGGGCTGAAGGTCGTGGTCTTCCTCGACAACTCGCTCAACCGGATCGAGCTCAAGCAGATGGCGCGGCAATACGCCTCCACCGGCACGCGGATCGATCCGATCGATGTCGGCGGTCTGGCCGGGGCGATGGGCTGCGATGGGGTGGAGGTCGAGGACGAGACCGCGCTCGGCGACGCGCTGTCGACCCGCACGACGGACCGCCCGCTGGTCATCGGGGCGCGCATCGATCCGGCGCAATACGTGGCCCAGTTCTGA
- a CDS encoding tricarboxylate transporter, with amino-acid sequence MMNRRAAMLLMAAGLSAAVPASAQVSFEGETIEFWVPFREGGGTDVWARTLAPLIRENLPGEPVVNVVNNNQGGGIGGSNEFARRMEADGSMIFGTSGSIQIPFLLRDPRVRYDYADWTPVFASPSGGVVYVPADAGIADASEIMEIAGTGARYGSQGVATLDLVPLLAFQLLELEVEPVFGMQSRSNALQSIQRGELQIDYQTTPSYLNGVQPLVEEGDMVPLFTWGALDADGNIVRDPTFPDMPTFPEVYEMVKGEAPSGPAWDAWRAFHAAGFGAQKFIMLPAETDPAIIEAYRAAFEAIVDDPEAMETLVGGIGVYEQIVGEDALTVAKAAATEVPEEAEAWVLNWLSEAYNFSQ; translated from the coding sequence ATGATGAACCGCAGAGCAGCGATGCTTCTGATGGCCGCCGGCCTTTCGGCAGCCGTTCCGGCCTCGGCTCAGGTGAGCTTCGAAGGCGAGACGATTGAGTTCTGGGTGCCCTTCCGCGAAGGCGGCGGCACCGATGTCTGGGCCCGCACGCTCGCCCCCCTGATCCGGGAGAACCTGCCCGGCGAGCCCGTGGTGAACGTGGTGAACAACAATCAGGGCGGGGGCATCGGCGGCTCCAACGAGTTCGCCCGGCGGATGGAGGCCGACGGCTCCATGATCTTCGGCACCTCGGGTTCGATCCAGATCCCGTTCCTGCTGCGCGACCCGCGGGTGCGCTACGACTATGCCGACTGGACGCCGGTCTTCGCCTCGCCCTCGGGCGGTGTCGTCTACGTGCCCGCCGATGCGGGGATCGCCGACGCCTCCGAGATCATGGAGATCGCGGGCACCGGCGCCCGCTACGGCAGCCAGGGGGTCGCCACGCTCGACCTCGTGCCGCTCCTGGCCTTCCAATTGCTCGAGCTGGAGGTGGAGCCGGTCTTCGGGATGCAGTCCCGCTCCAACGCGCTGCAGTCGATCCAGCGGGGTGAGCTGCAGATCGACTACCAGACGACACCCTCCTACCTGAACGGCGTGCAGCCGTTGGTGGAGGAAGGCGATATGGTGCCGCTCTTCACCTGGGGTGCGCTGGACGCGGACGGCAACATCGTTCGCGACCCGACCTTCCCGGACATGCCGACCTTCCCCGAGGTCTATGAAATGGTGAAGGGTGAGGCGCCGTCCGGTCCCGCATGGGACGCTTGGCGCGCCTTCCATGCCGCGGGTTTCGGCGCACAGAAGTTCATCATGCTGCCCGCCGAGACCGACCCCGCGATCATCGAGGCCTACCGCGCCGCCTTCGAGGCCATCGTCGACGATCCCGAGGCGATGGAGACGCTGGTCGGCGGCATCGGCGTCTACGAGCAGATCGTGGGCGAGGACGCGCTCACCGTCGCGAAGGCCGCCGCCACCGAAGTGCCTGAAGAGGCCGAAGCGTGGGTGCTCAACTGGCTGAGCGAGGCTTACAACTTCAGCCAGTGA
- a CDS encoding tripartite tricarboxylate transporter permease has product MMHDLLSAFAQILSGTTPLYLIAGVLLGLMVGILPGFGGSVGLALLLPFIYGLDQVSGLALMLGVMSVVATSDTFPAVLIGIPGSVSSQATVEDGFPLAKRGEAARALAAGFVASLFGGLFGAVILTLVLQIARPIVLAFGTGEMLMLSVFGLTMVGVLSGSSFLKGLMTAMLGLCIGMIGITPATNEYRMEFEILYFSNGIPLMVIAISVFAIPEIIDLMRRDSAISERATLRGGWLNGVRDAIRHRWLVLRCSGLGTFLGMLPGLGGTVVDWVAYAHAVQTAKDKTGFGKGDIRGVLAPESSNNAKEGGALVPTLIFGIPGSAATAILLGGMILLGVQPGVQMVTREIELVYTIIWSLALANILGAVLCVVLAQPISRLTTIDFKYIAPFLIAMVLFAAFQSTRAWGDLIVATGIGIFAYFLRRYGFPRPALMIGFVLAYGLETNFYQTTQFYGWSVFQRPLFLALVAICLLSAWAGYLLLKAQRSAEGRPRYGSSAGQIAITLTMVGAAVFVLVTTWGLTPGGRLFPQVIALPMLGLSLVTLFLVWRSPPGSPIFCDLDRPDGVARVQRSAWPQVAWVVGLLAGTLLIGFWLAVGLFAGLFLHLRSGVSPVRALLGGAAALGVLALLAWLLSLDFPRGLLQDMWDLPFPLDT; this is encoded by the coding sequence ATGATGCACGACCTGCTGTCTGCCTTCGCGCAGATCCTGTCCGGCACGACGCCGCTCTATCTGATCGCGGGGGTGCTGCTGGGCCTCATGGTGGGGATCCTGCCGGGCTTCGGCGGCTCCGTCGGCCTCGCGCTGCTGCTGCCCTTCATCTACGGGCTCGACCAGGTAAGCGGGCTGGCGCTCATGCTCGGGGTGATGAGCGTGGTCGCCACATCGGACACCTTTCCGGCGGTGCTGATTGGCATACCCGGCTCGGTCTCGAGCCAGGCGACGGTGGAGGACGGCTTCCCCCTCGCCAAGCGCGGAGAAGCCGCGCGGGCGCTCGCCGCGGGCTTCGTCGCCTCGCTCTTCGGCGGGCTCTTCGGCGCGGTGATCCTGACGCTGGTTTTGCAGATCGCGCGGCCCATCGTGCTCGCCTTCGGCACCGGGGAGATGCTGATGCTCTCCGTCTTCGGCCTCACCATGGTGGGCGTGCTGTCCGGCAGCTCGTTCCTCAAGGGCCTGATGACGGCGATGCTGGGCCTGTGCATCGGCATGATCGGCATCACGCCGGCAACGAATGAATACCGGATGGAGTTCGAGATCCTCTACTTCTCGAACGGCATCCCACTGATGGTGATCGCCATTTCCGTCTTCGCGATCCCCGAGATCATCGACTTGATGCGCCGCGACAGTGCCATTTCGGAGCGCGCGACCCTGCGGGGCGGCTGGCTCAACGGCGTGCGCGACGCGATCCGGCATCGCTGGCTGGTGTTGCGCTGCTCGGGCCTCGGCACTTTCCTCGGCATGCTGCCGGGCCTCGGCGGAACGGTGGTTGACTGGGTCGCCTATGCCCACGCCGTCCAGACCGCGAAGGACAAGACCGGCTTCGGCAAGGGCGACATCCGCGGTGTCCTCGCGCCCGAGAGCTCCAACAACGCCAAGGAGGGCGGCGCGCTGGTGCCGACGCTGATCTTCGGCATTCCGGGTTCTGCAGCGACCGCGATCCTGCTCGGCGGGATGATCCTGCTTGGCGTGCAGCCGGGCGTACAGATGGTCACGCGGGAGATCGAGCTCGTCTACACCATCATCTGGTCGCTGGCGCTCGCCAACATCCTGGGCGCGGTGCTCTGCGTGGTGCTGGCGCAGCCCATCTCCCGGCTCACGACGATCGACTTCAAGTACATCGCGCCGTTCCTGATCGCGATGGTGCTCTTCGCCGCCTTCCAGTCGACGCGGGCCTGGGGCGATCTGATCGTGGCGACGGGCATCGGCATCTTCGCCTACTTCCTGCGCCGCTACGGCTTCCCGCGGCCGGCGCTCATGATCGGCTTCGTGCTCGCCTACGGGCTGGAGACGAACTTCTACCAGACGACGCAGTTCTACGGCTGGTCGGTCTTCCAGCGGCCGCTCTTCCTCGCGCTCGTTGCGATCTGCCTGCTCTCGGCCTGGGCGGGCTACCTGCTGCTGAAGGCGCAGCGCTCGGCCGAGGGGCGCCCGCGTTACGGCAGCAGCGCGGGGCAGATCGCGATCACGCTGACGATGGTCGGTGCTGCCGTGTTCGTGCTCGTGACCACCTGGGGCCTGACGCCGGGTGGGCGCCTCTTTCCACAGGTAATCGCCCTGCCGATGCTGGGCCTGTCGCTGGTCACGCTGTTCCTCGTCTGGCGGAGCCCGCCCGGCAGCCCGATCTTCTGCGACCTCGACCGGCCCGACGGCGTGGCCAGGGTCCAGCGCTCCGCCTGGCCACAGGTTGCGTGGGTCGTGGGGCTGCTGGCGGGAACGTTGCTGATCGGGTTCTGGCTCGCCGTGGGGCTTTTCGCCGGGCTCTTCCTCCATCTGCGCAGCGGGGTCTCGCCGGTGCGGGCGCTGCTGGGCGGGGCCGCCGCGCTCGGTGTACTTGCGCTCCTCGCCTGGCTGCTGTCGCTCGACTTTCCACGCGGATTGCTGCAGGACATGTGGGACCTGCCTTTCCCACTGGACACCTGA
- a CDS encoding GntR family transcriptional regulator, whose product MNDKPRKLTANEAFEKIRDKILTGRIKPGDRLNEGELASELGLSRTPVREAIRRLESDGLVVHEPHRGVTVNQLDNQAVSELYTIREVLEATAAALAAQHASEMEIAALSDLLARQKPNDANPAEASRLNRIFHRAICDGAHNRYLNRTLDGLAQSMALLGRTTLSVPGRQAEAIEEHTAILDAIARRDAAAAEAAARKHIRSAHKARLTILYYDAG is encoded by the coding sequence TTGAACGACAAGCCCCGCAAGCTCACAGCCAACGAAGCCTTCGAGAAGATCCGCGACAAGATCCTGACCGGTCGGATCAAGCCCGGCGACCGTCTGAACGAGGGGGAGCTCGCGTCGGAACTGGGGCTGTCGCGCACCCCGGTGCGCGAGGCGATCCGGCGGCTGGAAAGCGACGGCCTCGTCGTCCACGAGCCGCATCGCGGCGTGACCGTGAACCAGCTCGACAACCAGGCGGTGTCCGAACTCTACACGATCCGCGAGGTTCTGGAGGCGACCGCCGCGGCCCTCGCCGCACAGCACGCATCGGAGATGGAGATCGCGGCCCTGTCGGACCTTCTGGCAAGGCAAAAGCCCAACGATGCCAATCCGGCCGAGGCGTCGCGCCTGAACCGGATCTTTCACCGGGCGATCTGCGATGGCGCGCACAACCGCTATCTGAACCGGACCCTCGATGGCCTCGCGCAGTCCATGGCCCTCCTCGGTCGCACGACGCTGTCGGTGCCAGGCCGACAGGCCGAGGCGATCGAGGAGCACACCGCCATTCTGGACGCGATCGCCCGGCGGGACGCGGCCGCGGCCGAGGCGGCCGCGCGCAAGCACATCCGCTCAGCCCACAAGGCCCGGCTCACCATCCTCTATTATGACGCGGGCTAG
- a CDS encoding SDR family NAD(P)-dependent oxidoreductase yields MPDRRTLLLTGASRGIGHATVKRFSSAGWRVITCSRHPFPENCPWEAGPEDHIQVDLSDPHDTMEAVEEIRRRLLAGRLEALVNNAGISPKGEGGARLSTLDTDLRDWGKVFHVNFFAPVVLARGLQKELTAAQGAIVNVTSIAGARVHPFAGAAYATSKAALAALTREMAHDYGPLGVRVNAIAPGEIETDILSPGTEKLVETLPLRRLGKPEEVAKTIYYLCTEGSAYVTGTEIEVNGGQHV; encoded by the coding sequence ATGCCTGATCGCCGCACGCTGCTTCTGACCGGCGCCTCCCGCGGGATCGGGCATGCGACCGTCAAGCGCTTCTCTTCCGCCGGGTGGCGGGTCATCACCTGTTCGCGCCATCCGTTTCCGGAGAACTGCCCGTGGGAGGCGGGGCCGGAGGATCATATCCAGGTCGATCTCTCCGATCCTCACGACACGATGGAGGCGGTGGAAGAGATCAGGCGGCGGCTGCTGGCCGGCCGGCTGGAGGCGCTGGTGAACAATGCCGGGATCTCGCCGAAAGGGGAGGGCGGCGCGCGGCTTTCCACCCTCGACACGGACCTGCGGGACTGGGGAAAGGTGTTTCACGTCAACTTCTTCGCGCCCGTGGTCCTCGCCCGGGGCCTGCAGAAGGAGCTGACGGCGGCGCAGGGGGCGATCGTCAACGTCACCTCCATCGCGGGTGCGCGCGTGCACCCCTTTGCCGGCGCCGCCTATGCCACGTCGAAGGCGGCACTAGCGGCGCTGACGCGGGAGATGGCGCATGACTATGGGCCCCTCGGCGTGCGGGTGAACGCCATCGCCCCCGGCGAGATCGAGACCGATATCCTCAGCCCCGGCACGGAGAAGCTGGTGGAGACGCTACCCCTGCGCCGCCTCGGCAAGCCCGAGGAGGTGGCCAAGACGATCTACTACCTCTGCACCGAGGGTTCCGCCTATGTCACCGGGACCGAGATCGAGGTGAACGGCGGCCAGCACGTCTGA